The Pirellulales bacterium DNA segment ATGCACGCCCAAGTGAGCGGCACGATCGACTACCGTGACCCGGACGATTTGACCTGCCTGGCCCGGCTGCGGCGGCTGGTCTCGGCGGTGCGTCCCGATCCGGCCGTGCCGCCGGCGCCGTTTACGCGCCACGAGGCGGTGGCGCCGGCCCGACCGCCAGAAGACATTAACGAGCTGGTCAGCCCCAACCCGCGCCGCGATTACGAAGTGCGCGACGTGCTGTCGTGCATCGTCGACGCCGACACGTTCGACGAGTACAAGGCCGAATATGGCCAGTCGCTGGTGTGCGGGACGGCGCGGTTGGGCGGATTCCCCGTCGGTATCGTCGCGAATCAGCATCACCAGTCGCGTCCGGCCGATGGTCCGATCCAGTTCGGCGGCGTGCTGTACGTCGACAGCGCCGACAAGGCCGCGCGGTTCGTGATGAATTGCAATCAGGACTGGCTGCCGATCATTTTCTTCCAGGACGTAAACGGCTTCATGGTCGGGCGGGATAGCGAGCGCGAAGGAATTATCAAGGCCGGCGCCAAGCTGGTGAACGCCATCGCCAACAGCCGCGTGCCGAAATTGACGGTGCTCGTCGGCGGTTCTTACGGGGCCGGCAACTACGCCATGTGCGGGAAGGCCTTCGACCCTCGGCTGGTCTTCGCCTGGCCTTCGTCCCGGTGCGCCGTGATGGGGGGCGAGCAGGCCACGAGCACGCTTTTGGACGTGATGGTCAAAAGCCTCGAACGGCAGGGGCATGCCGTGGATGCCGCCGAGATGGCGGCACTGCGCGACAAGGTGAAAGGAGACTACGACCGCCAGATGGATGCCCGCTACGGTGCC contains these protein-coding regions:
- a CDS encoding acyl-CoA carboxylase subunit beta, translating into MPPTIAGDQPTLAELTAEIRKQEAEIALGGGRKAIARQHEKGRLTARERIEKLIDPGTRFFEIGLWAAWEMYTEWGGAPAAGVVCGVGTIEGRRHMIIANDATVKAGAFFPATAKKVLRAQRVAFQNRLPLVYLVDSAGVFLPLQEDVFPDEDDFGRIFRNNAVMSAAGLGQISAIMGNCVAGGGYLPVLCDKLLMTEGSGLYLAGPALVRSAIGQKVDSEELGGAKMHAQVSGTIDYRDPDDLTCLARLRRLVSAVRPDPAVPPAPFTRHEAVAPARPPEDINELVSPNPRRDYEVRDVLSCIVDADTFDEYKAEYGQSLVCGTARLGGFPVGIVANQHHQSRPADGPIQFGGVLYVDSADKAARFVMNCNQDWLPIIFFQDVNGFMVGRDSEREGIIKAGAKLVNAIANSRVPKLTVLVGGSYGAGNYAMCGKAFDPRLVFAWPSSRCAVMGGEQATSTLLDVMVKSLERQGHAVDAAEMAALRDKVKGDYDRQMDARYGAARGWVDRIIDPAQTRDELVYALELATRQASDEPFRVGVYQV